From a single Athene noctua chromosome 2, bAthNoc1.hap1.1, whole genome shotgun sequence genomic region:
- the GMPR gene encoding GMP reductase 1 isoform X1, with protein MPRVDADLKLDFKDVLLRPKRSSLKSRSEVDLTRTFTFRNSKQTYTGIPIIVANMDTVGTFEMAVVMAKHAMFTAIHKHYSLEEWKLFAANHPECLEHVAASSGSGKADLDKLTSILEAIPPIRYICLDVANGYSEHFVEFVKSVRALFPHHTIMAGNVVTGEMVEELILSGADIIKVGIGPGSVCTTRIKTGVGYPQLSAVIECADSAHGLKGHIISDGGCSCPGDVAKAFGAGADFVMLGGMFAGHDQCAGEIMEKNGKKVKLFYGMSSETAMKKHAGGVAEYRASEGRTVEVPYRGDVELTILDILGGLRSTCTYVGAAKLKELSRRTTFIRVTQQHSQVFS; from the exons ATGCCCCGGGTAGACGCAGACCTCAAACTGGACTTTAAAGATGTCCTGCTCAGGCCTAAAAGAAGCAGCCTCAAAAGCAGATCAGAG GTCGACCTCACACGCACCTTCACCTTCCGCAACTCCAAGCAGACATACACAGGAATTCCCATTATTGTGGCAAACATGGACACTGTGGGGACATTTGAAATGGCTGTGGTTATGGCAAAA CATGCAATGTTCACTGCAATTCACAAGCATTATTCTCTGGAAGAATGGAAACTGTTTGCTGCCAATCACCCAGAATGCCTTGAG CATGTAGCAGCAAGCTCAGGTAGTGGAAAAGCTGATTTGGACAAGTTAACAAGTATTCTAGAGGCCATTCCACCTATCAGATACATCTGCCTAGATGTGGCAAACGGCTATTCAGAGCACTTTGTGGAGTTTGTGAAGTCTGTCCGTGCCCTCTTCCCACATCACACCATTATG GCAGGCAATGTGGTCACAGGAGAGATGGTAGAAGAACTTATTCTTTCTGGAGCAGATATTATTAAAGTTGGTATTGGACCAG GTTCTGTGTGTACTACTCGGATTAAGACGGGGGTGGGCTATCCACAGCTAAGTGCTGTTATTGAGTGTGCAGACTCAGCACATGGCTTGAAAGGACATATCATCTCT GACGGAGGATGCAGCTGCCCAGGAGATGTCGCCAAAGCGTTTG GAGCCGGTGCTGATTTTGTCATGCTTGGAGGAATGTTTGCAGGCCATGACCAGTGTGCTGGAGAGATTATGGAAAAGAATGGCAAGAAAGTGAAACTTTTCTATGGAATGAGCTCTGAGACAGCCATGAAGAAGCATGCAGGAGGGGTTGCTGAATACAG GGCTTCGGAGGGCAGAACTGTGGAGGTACCATACAGAGGGGACGTGGAACTCACCATCCTGGATATCCTTGGGGGGCTGCGCTCCACCTGCACCTACGTGGGAGCTGCCAAACTCAAGGAACTGAGCAGGAGAACAACATTTATCCGGGTcacccagcagcacagccaggtcTTCTCTTAG
- the GMPR gene encoding GMP reductase 1 isoform X3, with protein sequence MPRVDADLKLDFKDVLLRPKRSSLKSRSEVDLTRTFTFRNSKQTYTGIPIIVANMDTVGTFEMAVVMAKHAMFTAIHKHYSLEEWKLFAANHPECLEHVAASSGSGKADLDKLTSILEAIPPIRYICLDVANGYSEHFVEFVKSVRALFPHHTIMAGNVVTGEMVEELILSGADIIKVGIGPGSVCTTRIKTGVGYPQLSAVIECADSAHGLKGHIISDGGCSCPGDVAKAFGAGADFVMLGGMFAGHDQCAGEIMEKNGKKVKLFYGMSSETAMKKHAGGVAEYRALTSHLN encoded by the exons ATGCCCCGGGTAGACGCAGACCTCAAACTGGACTTTAAAGATGTCCTGCTCAGGCCTAAAAGAAGCAGCCTCAAAAGCAGATCAGAG GTCGACCTCACACGCACCTTCACCTTCCGCAACTCCAAGCAGACATACACAGGAATTCCCATTATTGTGGCAAACATGGACACTGTGGGGACATTTGAAATGGCTGTGGTTATGGCAAAA CATGCAATGTTCACTGCAATTCACAAGCATTATTCTCTGGAAGAATGGAAACTGTTTGCTGCCAATCACCCAGAATGCCTTGAG CATGTAGCAGCAAGCTCAGGTAGTGGAAAAGCTGATTTGGACAAGTTAACAAGTATTCTAGAGGCCATTCCACCTATCAGATACATCTGCCTAGATGTGGCAAACGGCTATTCAGAGCACTTTGTGGAGTTTGTGAAGTCTGTCCGTGCCCTCTTCCCACATCACACCATTATG GCAGGCAATGTGGTCACAGGAGAGATGGTAGAAGAACTTATTCTTTCTGGAGCAGATATTATTAAAGTTGGTATTGGACCAG GTTCTGTGTGTACTACTCGGATTAAGACGGGGGTGGGCTATCCACAGCTAAGTGCTGTTATTGAGTGTGCAGACTCAGCACATGGCTTGAAAGGACATATCATCTCT GACGGAGGATGCAGCTGCCCAGGAGATGTCGCCAAAGCGTTTG GAGCCGGTGCTGATTTTGTCATGCTTGGAGGAATGTTTGCAGGCCATGACCAGTGTGCTGGAGAGATTATGGAAAAGAATGGCAAGAAAGTGAAACTTTTCTATGGAATGAGCTCTGAGACAGCCATGAAGAAGCATGCAGGAGGGGTTGCTGAATACAG GGCTTTGACCTCGCATTTAAACTAA
- the GMPR gene encoding GMP reductase 1 isoform X2, whose amino-acid sequence MPRVDADLKLDFKDVLLRPKRSSLKSRSEVDLTRTFTFRNSKQTYTGIPIIVANMDTVGTFEMAVVMAKHVAASSGSGKADLDKLTSILEAIPPIRYICLDVANGYSEHFVEFVKSVRALFPHHTIMAGNVVTGEMVEELILSGADIIKVGIGPGSVCTTRIKTGVGYPQLSAVIECADSAHGLKGHIISDGGCSCPGDVAKAFGAGADFVMLGGMFAGHDQCAGEIMEKNGKKVKLFYGMSSETAMKKHAGGVAEYRASEGRTVEVPYRGDVELTILDILGGLRSTCTYVGAAKLKELSRRTTFIRVTQQHSQVFS is encoded by the exons ATGCCCCGGGTAGACGCAGACCTCAAACTGGACTTTAAAGATGTCCTGCTCAGGCCTAAAAGAAGCAGCCTCAAAAGCAGATCAGAG GTCGACCTCACACGCACCTTCACCTTCCGCAACTCCAAGCAGACATACACAGGAATTCCCATTATTGTGGCAAACATGGACACTGTGGGGACATTTGAAATGGCTGTGGTTATGGCAAAA CATGTAGCAGCAAGCTCAGGTAGTGGAAAAGCTGATTTGGACAAGTTAACAAGTATTCTAGAGGCCATTCCACCTATCAGATACATCTGCCTAGATGTGGCAAACGGCTATTCAGAGCACTTTGTGGAGTTTGTGAAGTCTGTCCGTGCCCTCTTCCCACATCACACCATTATG GCAGGCAATGTGGTCACAGGAGAGATGGTAGAAGAACTTATTCTTTCTGGAGCAGATATTATTAAAGTTGGTATTGGACCAG GTTCTGTGTGTACTACTCGGATTAAGACGGGGGTGGGCTATCCACAGCTAAGTGCTGTTATTGAGTGTGCAGACTCAGCACATGGCTTGAAAGGACATATCATCTCT GACGGAGGATGCAGCTGCCCAGGAGATGTCGCCAAAGCGTTTG GAGCCGGTGCTGATTTTGTCATGCTTGGAGGAATGTTTGCAGGCCATGACCAGTGTGCTGGAGAGATTATGGAAAAGAATGGCAAGAAAGTGAAACTTTTCTATGGAATGAGCTCTGAGACAGCCATGAAGAAGCATGCAGGAGGGGTTGCTGAATACAG GGCTTCGGAGGGCAGAACTGTGGAGGTACCATACAGAGGGGACGTGGAACTCACCATCCTGGATATCCTTGGGGGGCTGCGCTCCACCTGCACCTACGTGGGAGCTGCCAAACTCAAGGAACTGAGCAGGAGAACAACATTTATCCGGGTcacccagcagcacagccaggtcTTCTCTTAG